One window of the Rhodococcus sovatensis genome contains the following:
- a CDS encoding C-terminal binding protein produces the protein MHRVYQLGNPIPDSLAPGIEALLNDANAHLEQVAAHTEADLIRICSDAVGLIPMGAEPITEHVMRSLPNLRVVARGGVGVDTVDIAAATELGIQVTNAPDTNYQDVAVHTLAMIMHLLRRIGEFDDRVRRGQWTHPRYASILQRPHAMQLGIIGFGRSGQELARLASTVGFRIATHVRPGREDAAAAAGATPLSLDELLSTSDIVSLHIGLDQHTKEIIDTSALARFKKGAVLVNVSRGGLIDEAALIAALNAGHLAGAALDVFAHEPLPTDDPLLAAPNTVLTPHIAYLSAQSLLDATATTVSDVVRVLQDRTPKYPVNTPNSN, from the coding sequence ATGCACCGCGTTTATCAGCTGGGGAATCCGATACCCGACTCACTCGCTCCCGGCATCGAGGCACTGTTGAACGATGCGAACGCGCACCTGGAACAAGTGGCCGCGCACACGGAAGCTGATCTCATTCGAATATGTTCCGACGCAGTCGGTCTCATACCAATGGGGGCCGAACCGATCACCGAGCACGTGATGCGTTCACTCCCCAATCTGCGAGTGGTAGCACGAGGTGGCGTCGGTGTGGACACGGTCGACATCGCCGCCGCCACAGAGTTGGGAATACAGGTCACAAACGCTCCCGACACCAACTACCAGGACGTTGCCGTTCATACCTTGGCGATGATTATGCATCTGCTCCGGCGCATCGGTGAGTTCGACGACCGGGTGAGGCGCGGGCAGTGGACCCACCCTCGATACGCCTCGATATTGCAGCGCCCCCACGCAATGCAGTTGGGAATTATCGGTTTCGGGCGAAGCGGGCAGGAACTCGCTCGGCTCGCGAGTACCGTCGGCTTTCGCATCGCTACTCACGTGCGCCCTGGCCGCGAAGACGCAGCGGCGGCCGCGGGAGCAACACCGTTGAGTCTCGACGAACTGCTGTCCACCTCGGACATCGTGTCCTTGCACATCGGTCTCGATCAACACACCAAGGAGATCATCGACACCTCCGCTTTGGCCCGATTCAAAAAGGGTGCCGTTTTGGTCAACGTCTCACGCGGAGGTTTGATCGATGAAGCCGCACTGATCGCTGCCTTGAACGCAGGCCACCTGGCCGGAGCCGCGCTCGATGTGTTCGCTCACGAGCCACTGCCGACGGACGACCCACTTTTGGCGGCACCGAACACCGTACTGACCCCCCACATCGCCTATCTGTCAGCCCAGTCGTTACTCGATGCTACCGCTACCACCGTCTCCGACGTGGTACGTGTGCTGCAAGACCGAACACCGAAATACCCAGTGAATACACCGAATTCAAACTAG
- a CDS encoding MFS transporter — MSNPTKQHDVLRKVAFRLLPMLMVLYFLNYLDKVNVGFAALEMNADIGLSSAAYGLGAGLFFVGYFFFEVPSNLLLTKFGARIWITRIVLTWGVIAASMSLVQGETSFYILRFLLGVAEAGFFPGIVYLLGVWFPRQQRARILSYVYAAAPVSFLLGSPVSAFLMDQGHGFAGMPGWRFMFAAEGLVTVVAGIVAFFVLVDRPTKAKWLTAQEGEELERRVAAEDAAVDATHNASSIRSAFTGRVFLLSFVYFGIAYGIYAVGFFLPQAIKGFEGQFGLTLSGMQIGLMSAIPYGFATAAMLYWSRRSDARGERIYHVLIPALVGGVALTFSFALGSPFAVMAGITVAAIGMFCCIPVFWQIPASFLTGAAAAAGIGVINSIGNLSGFFAPYLAGYLRDVTGSYQPGMLVAGLFMIASGFLVVLVAGPR, encoded by the coding sequence ATGTCGAATCCGACAAAACAGCACGATGTCTTACGCAAAGTTGCCTTTCGGCTTCTCCCGATGCTGATGGTTCTGTACTTTCTCAATTATTTGGACAAGGTCAACGTCGGGTTCGCGGCCTTGGAAATGAATGCTGACATCGGTCTGAGTTCGGCCGCCTACGGCCTCGGAGCCGGACTGTTTTTCGTCGGGTACTTCTTTTTCGAAGTGCCCAGCAACCTGCTGCTCACCAAGTTCGGAGCGAGGATTTGGATCACCCGCATCGTGCTGACATGGGGCGTGATCGCCGCGTCGATGAGCCTGGTACAGGGTGAAACCAGCTTTTACATCCTTCGGTTCCTGCTCGGCGTCGCCGAAGCAGGATTCTTCCCCGGCATCGTGTACCTGCTGGGAGTGTGGTTTCCCCGGCAGCAGCGCGCACGGATACTCTCGTACGTCTACGCTGCCGCCCCTGTCTCCTTTCTGCTCGGGTCTCCGGTGTCGGCATTCTTGATGGACCAGGGACACGGTTTCGCCGGAATGCCCGGCTGGAGGTTCATGTTCGCAGCCGAAGGTCTGGTGACGGTCGTCGCGGGAATTGTGGCGTTCTTTGTACTCGTCGACCGCCCCACCAAGGCGAAGTGGCTCACGGCGCAAGAAGGCGAAGAACTCGAACGACGCGTAGCAGCCGAAGACGCCGCTGTCGACGCAACACACAACGCATCCAGTATTCGGAGTGCATTCACGGGACGCGTATTTCTCCTGAGCTTCGTTTACTTCGGTATCGCATACGGAATCTACGCAGTCGGATTCTTTCTACCGCAAGCAATCAAAGGATTTGAGGGCCAGTTCGGACTGACACTCAGCGGAATGCAGATCGGTCTGATGTCGGCGATCCCCTACGGATTCGCAACTGCAGCCATGCTGTACTGGAGCCGGCGATCAGATGCTCGAGGCGAGCGCATCTATCACGTCCTGATTCCAGCCTTGGTGGGTGGCGTCGCTCTCACCTTCTCGTTCGCACTGGGCTCACCGTTCGCAGTCATGGCAGGCATCACCGTCGCCGCCATCGGAATGTTCTGCTGTATTCCGGTGTTTTGGCAGATCCCCGCGTCGTTCCTTACCGGCGCAGCCGCAGCGGCTGGAATTGGCGTCATCAACTCCATCGGCAATCTGTCGGGCTTCTTCGCTCCTTACCTCGCCGGTTACCTCAGAGACGTCACCGGCAGCTATCAACCCGGAATGCTTGTCGCGGGCCTTTTCATGATCGCCTCAGGATTCCTCGTAGTGCTGGTGGCAGGTCCCCGATAG
- a CDS encoding mandelate racemase/muconate lactonizing enzyme family protein, with protein sequence MPSSSHGSEIATIETLSCNAGWRNYHFLKITTTDGTVGWSEYDEDFGPRGMTEVIQRYAPMFIGGDVMNHEQVYTRVAATARPAPYGMTAEVFGALENAMLDAKARILGVPVYDLLGGKHRDSIQVYWSHCASWRISHPNHYGSKVSDLAGVTATGQEARDRGFTAVKTNMFQYGPNGPKSWGSGFGNPYEPGLNVDRTLIRDVVKHVDALRSGVGDDIEILIDLNFNARTEGYLRLIRALEEFDLLWVELDLYNPDALALIRQHATMPIASCETLFGVRQFLPYLTKQSIDVGIVDVVWNGVWQSMKIANTAEAFDVNVAPHNFYSHLATAMSAHFAAAVPNLRIMEHDVDRLTYDDDLFTGTPTVENGRMTVPSGPGWGIEPIEEEIRRRPPVLRTNYLGIEKYRCPPTVAATKRWIAMMRE encoded by the coding sequence GTGCCCAGCTCATCACACGGCAGTGAAATCGCAACGATCGAGACACTGTCATGCAACGCCGGTTGGCGGAACTACCACTTTCTCAAGATCACAACTACCGACGGCACGGTGGGATGGTCAGAGTACGACGAAGATTTCGGTCCTCGCGGAATGACAGAAGTGATCCAGCGATATGCGCCCATGTTCATCGGTGGTGATGTGATGAACCACGAGCAGGTCTACACACGCGTGGCCGCTACTGCTCGCCCGGCGCCGTACGGTATGACCGCAGAAGTTTTCGGTGCCCTCGAGAACGCAATGCTCGACGCCAAAGCACGCATACTGGGTGTCCCGGTTTACGACCTGCTCGGCGGGAAGCACCGGGACAGCATTCAGGTCTATTGGTCGCACTGCGCGAGCTGGCGGATCAGCCACCCGAACCACTACGGCTCGAAAGTTTCCGATCTCGCCGGCGTCACCGCAACCGGGCAGGAGGCGAGGGATCGCGGTTTTACGGCTGTGAAGACCAATATGTTCCAGTACGGGCCGAACGGCCCCAAATCATGGGGATCTGGATTCGGCAATCCTTACGAGCCTGGACTGAACGTCGACCGAACCCTGATTCGTGACGTCGTCAAACATGTGGATGCATTACGGAGCGGAGTCGGCGACGACATCGAGATACTGATCGACCTGAACTTCAACGCCCGTACCGAAGGCTACCTCAGGCTGATACGCGCCCTCGAAGAGTTCGATCTGCTCTGGGTGGAGTTGGATCTGTACAACCCGGATGCGCTGGCTCTGATCCGCCAGCACGCCACTATGCCGATTGCATCGTGCGAGACATTGTTCGGCGTCCGTCAATTCCTTCCGTACCTGACCAAACAATCCATCGACGTCGGAATCGTCGACGTGGTGTGGAACGGAGTTTGGCAATCGATGAAAATTGCCAACACCGCCGAAGCCTTCGACGTCAACGTCGCACCGCACAATTTTTACAGCCACCTGGCCACAGCCATGAGCGCCCACTTCGCCGCAGCAGTACCGAACCTGCGGATCATGGAACACGACGTCGACCGACTCACCTACGACGACGATCTGTTCACCGGCACTCCCACGGTCGAAAATGGTCGTATGACAGTCCCGTCAGGACCCGGGTGGGGAATCGAACCGATCGAAGAGGAGATCCGGCGCCGTCCCCCAGTTCTGCGCACGAACTATCTCGGTATCGAAAAATACAGATGCCCACCAACAGTCGCAGCGACGAAGCGGTGGATCGCTATGATGCGGGAGTGA
- a CDS encoding carboxymuconolactone decarboxylase family protein, whose amino-acid sequence MERYDYDRPPLGDDLATGMGTALAQFNSAVFTGPGRIPRRYRELIAVAVGLTTQCTGCISVHTRGALAQGATADEIAEVTYITAAVRAGGATAHGALSLSVAKRQH is encoded by the coding sequence GTGGAGCGTTACGACTACGATCGCCCACCGCTCGGTGACGATCTTGCCACTGGAATGGGTACGGCTCTTGCCCAGTTCAATTCGGCGGTCTTCACCGGACCTGGACGGATTCCGCGCAGGTATCGAGAACTCATTGCCGTTGCCGTGGGTCTGACAACTCAATGCACAGGTTGTATCTCCGTTCATACGCGCGGTGCGCTCGCGCAGGGCGCAACGGCGGACGAGATCGCCGAGGTCACCTACATCACCGCTGCAGTCCGCGCCGGGGGAGCCACCGCTCATGGGGCACTGTCTCTATCGGTGGCAAAGCGTCAGCACTGA
- a CDS encoding WhiB family transcriptional regulator, which produces MRTNHELRLDRTPDCEFARSAQPEEEKILRTPIVEQKLPPPLSSNWEWQRLARCRSMPVSIFFPPRGLRGHTLRYHEEEAKAVCALCEVVEECRQHALACPEPHGVWGGLSAAERVDLCQREGSAAGCGTAAGCDSAAESSGGSSVDRNVPLTEWN; this is translated from the coding sequence GTGCGGACGAATCATGAGCTACGGCTCGATCGAACGCCTGATTGTGAGTTCGCGCGTTCAGCACAGCCGGAAGAGGAGAAAATCTTGCGAACGCCAATCGTCGAGCAGAAGTTACCGCCACCCCTCTCGTCGAATTGGGAGTGGCAACGGCTTGCTCGATGCCGCTCGATGCCTGTGTCTATCTTCTTCCCGCCGAGAGGGCTACGCGGACACACCCTGCGGTACCACGAGGAGGAGGCCAAAGCTGTGTGCGCCCTGTGTGAGGTCGTCGAGGAGTGTCGGCAACACGCGCTGGCCTGCCCCGAGCCGCACGGGGTATGGGGCGGTTTGTCTGCTGCCGAGCGGGTGGATCTGTGTCAGCGGGAAGGTTCGGCAGCGGGATGTGGTACGGCAGCGGGATGTGATTCGGCAGCGGAATCCAGCGGTGGTAGTTCCGTAGATCGGAACGTACCATTGACAGAATGGAACTGA
- the trxA gene encoding thioredoxin, translating into MATHNLTQQNFHETVADNDVVVVDFWASWCGPCRAFAPTFEAASDKHPDVLFAKVDTEAEQGLAVAANVRSIPTVMVFREGELVFNQAGMLPAGALDDLVDRAKNLDMRAVRKGGDRTA; encoded by the coding sequence ATGGCTACGCACAATTTAACCCAACAGAATTTTCACGAGACCGTAGCGGACAACGACGTTGTCGTCGTTGATTTCTGGGCTTCATGGTGTGGGCCCTGCCGAGCGTTCGCCCCCACCTTCGAGGCTGCGTCGGACAAGCACCCTGATGTGCTGTTCGCCAAAGTGGACACCGAAGCGGAGCAAGGACTCGCTGTCGCAGCCAATGTTCGCTCCATACCGACCGTAATGGTCTTTCGCGAGGGGGAGTTGGTGTTCAACCAGGCGGGAATGCTCCCTGCAGGTGCGCTCGACGATCTGGTCGATCGAGCCAAGAATCTCGATATGCGTGCTGTGAGGAAGGGCGGCGACC
- a CDS encoding IS3 family transposase (programmed frameshift) translates to MAGRKRNSAEDIVRKLRRADELTAAGKTQEEIAAELEVSAATLYNWRRQYGGMDTDAAKELKELREQNGKLKRLLAEAELEKDALREVAKGKILSPAAKRRAVDMLVNTMSLSKRLACKAVGLARSTYARTPIADTPADPDAALRASLRTYAGSHPLHGFRRAWAHLRHDQGMSVNKKKVHRLWKEEGLQVRIYHPRKRAGISSCPQIEADAPKVVWAMDFQFDSTVDGKAIKIASMIDEHTRQSLLNIVERSITAQRLTDELDKTFALWDGPPMVLRMDNGPEFISHVLQQFCRDRVGISYIPPGTPWNNGHIESFNNRLRKECLNRNHWTSLLEARVVIEDFKDDHNHRHRHSSLGYLTPSEYAAQCTHNHQPVEGCEID, encoded by the exons ATGGCTGGACGGAAGCGCAACTCTGCCGAGGACATCGTGCGCAAACTGCGCCGTGCCGATGAGCTGACCGCTGCAGGCAAGACGCAAGAGGAGATCGCGGCGGAGCTCGAGGTGTCGGCGGCGACGTTGTACAACTGGCGGCGTCAGTACGGCGGGATGGACACCGATGCCGCGAAGGAACTCAAGGAGCTGCGCGAGCAGAACGGCAAGCTCAAACGCCTGCTCGCCGAGGCCGAGCTGGAGAAGGACGCACTGCGGGAGGTAGCGA AAGGGAAAATTCTGAGCCCAGCCGCCAAGCGCCGCGCCGTCGACATGCTCGTCAACACCATGAGTCTGTCGAAACGTCTGGCGTGCAAAGCTGTTGGGCTTGCCCGCTCCACCTACGCACGAACACCGATCGCCGACACACCCGCGGATCCCGACGCGGCCCTGAGGGCGTCGCTGCGGACATACGCAGGCTCGCATCCACTGCACGGCTTCCGTCGCGCCTGGGCGCATCTGAGGCACGACCAGGGCATGTCGGTGAACAAGAAGAAGGTGCACCGGCTCTGGAAGGAGGAGGGTCTGCAGGTTCGGATCTATCATCCCCGCAAACGCGCCGGCATCAGCTCCTGCCCGCAGATCGAAGCCGATGCGCCGAAAGTGGTGTGGGCTATGGATTTTCAGTTCGACTCCACGGTGGATGGGAAAGCGATCAAGATCGCGTCGATGATCGACGAACACACCCGGCAGTCCCTGTTGAACATCGTGGAGCGCTCGATCACCGCGCAACGACTGACCGACGAGCTCGACAAGACGTTCGCGCTGTGGGACGGACCGCCGATGGTCCTGAGAATGGACAACGGTCCGGAGTTCATTTCGCATGTGCTGCAACAGTTCTGTCGCGACCGTGTCGGTATCTCCTACATCCCGCCGGGGACGCCGTGGAACAACGGACACATCGAATCGTTCAACAACCGACTACGGAAGGAGTGCCTGAACCGCAATCACTGGACGAGCCTTCTCGAAGCGAGGGTGGTGATCGAGGACTTCAAAGACGACCACAACCATCGACACCGGCACTCATCACTGGGCTACCTCACGCCGTCCGAGTACGCTGCCCAATGCACCCACAACCACCAACCGGTCGAGGGTTGCGAGATCGACTGA
- a CDS encoding OsmC family protein, which translates to METKNVVNGVDLDAMTETIDAVRGDRNLGEVTFSVNGEWQGGFRVDAQTGNLVQGGQADTSRAAKFSMSSDEPASLLGTDTAVSPAEYVLQALAGCYTVTLAANAASRGIELESYKLELEGDFDLASFLGVAPDEAPGAKQIRVKVDVVAPKSTREEIEELVDVVQQRSPIRDTLIRPVEVVTTLV; encoded by the coding sequence ATGGAAACGAAAAACGTAGTCAACGGCGTCGACCTGGACGCGATGACGGAGACGATCGATGCAGTTCGGGGAGATCGCAACCTCGGTGAAGTGACGTTCTCCGTGAACGGGGAATGGCAGGGCGGCTTTCGCGTCGATGCGCAGACCGGCAACCTTGTACAGGGCGGACAGGCTGACACCTCGCGCGCAGCCAAGTTCTCGATGTCCAGCGACGAACCCGCTTCGCTTCTGGGAACCGACACCGCGGTGTCGCCGGCCGAATACGTTCTGCAGGCGCTGGCCGGGTGCTACACGGTCACCCTCGCAGCCAATGCAGCATCGCGTGGTATCGAACTCGAGAGCTACAAGCTCGAATTGGAGGGCGATTTCGACCTCGCGTCGTTCCTGGGAGTGGCACCGGACGAAGCACCCGGTGCGAAGCAGATCCGAGTCAAAGTCGACGTTGTGGCCCCGAAGTCCACTCGCGAAGAGATCGAAGAGCTTGTCGATGTCGTGCAGCAGCGATCGCCCATTCGAGACACTCTGATTCGGCCCGTCGAGGTTGTGACCACTCTGGTCTGA